In the Mya arenaria isolate MELC-2E11 chromosome 11, ASM2691426v1 genome, one interval contains:
- the LOC128209653 gene encoding uncharacterized protein LOC128209653 isoform X4, translating into MATGKTKRPFGLRLHSERKDSESYLLSPELSGSPTQFSLSSSFSLGGDSNPGHRNTYVSIQSTPSPDSTLRSIAPLLPQSRPCRGQRLRGECSRVQSNFIYGVGDLEHIHVDCSQPKTYDYADYGHQYEELPNRKSIAKSPQDSGIDSRSEMYQSSSGTTDRSVSETGDTSNICNSHLSEKRKRVNPLYDAMTQSMPSIYNKTKSDQITETLKKQVRWLKCALIVFVVISCAALAVSIFAVINNIQTKDDRHPVLSPEVERLSASQERLELLLSSFEDNNDTMKVLSDLVQKVNRIQGNLTAELAGLNGRHVNQTMEIQKNVEQAMADFNNLTDVISHLNSTLQLQLHSISKMEGPQGPQGAANFSQCKYYNHTRSSVPSDSIPTYTPWFPTVTSLESNIALFAACSVEGGLYHSIQTHALSPQTVQYKCKCSGVSVPKVEQRHCIIHILECPRFS; encoded by the exons ATGGCGACTGGAAAAACAAAACGTCCTTTTGGACTTCGTCTACATTCGGAGAGAAAGGACTCTGAGAGTTATCTGCTCTCACCAGAGTTGTCGGGGAGCCCGACCCAATTTTCCCTGTCATCCTCCTTCTCACTAGGTGGGGACTCAAACCCGGGGCACAGAAACACCTATGTTAGCATCCAAAGCACTCCCTCCCCCGACTCAACGCTCAGGAGCATTGCCCCTCTGCTCCCGCAAAGTAGGCCCTGTAGGGGGCAGCGGTTGCGAGGGGAATGTAGTCGTGTGCAAAGTAATTTTATCTATG GAGTGGGTGATCTAGAACACATCCATGTGGATTGTTCCCAGCCTAAGACGTACGACTATGCTGACTACGGACACCAGTATGAGGAGCTGCCAAACAGGAAGTCCATCGCTAAGTCGCCTCAAGACAGCGGGATTGACTCCCGCTCTGAGATGTACCAGTCTTCCAGCGGGACAACAGATAGGTCCGTGTCTGAGACTGGAGATACTAGCAATATTTGCAACAGTCACTTAAGTGAGAAAAG AAAGCGTGTAAACCCGCTGTATGACGCCATGACCCAGTCCATGCCCAGCATATACAACAAGACCAAGTCCGATCAAATTACAGAGACTCTCAAGAAACAGGTGCGCTGGCTAAAGTGCGCacttattgtgtttgttgtcatCAGCTGTGCGGCACTCGCTGTCAGCATTTTCGCTGTTATCAACAACATCCAAACTAAAG aTGACCGTCACCCAGTCCTGTCCCCTGAAGTTGAACGATTGTCTGCAAGCCAAGAAAGACTAGAACTATTG TTGTCATCATTCGAGGACAACAATGATACGATGAAGGTGTTGTCAGACCTTGTTCAGAAAGTGAACCGTATCCAAGGAAACCTGACAGCAGAGCTTGCTGGTCTGAATGGTCGCCATGTAAACCAGACCATGGAGATACAGAAGAACGTGGAGCAGGCAATGGCTGACTTCAACAACCTAACTGATGTGATCTCGCATCTCAATAGCACCCTACAGCTGCAGTTACATTCAATCTCAAAGATGGAGGGACCTCAG GGTCCTCAGGGCGCTGCGAATTTCTCACAGTGCAAGTACTACAACCACACCCGGAGTTCTGTCCCCTCGGATAGCATCCCTACATACACACCGTGGTTCCCCACCGTTACTAGTCTGGAG tcAAACATAGCCCTATTTGCTGCGTGTTCAGTGGAGGGAGGTTTATACCACAGTATTCAGACGCATGCACTGTCCCCACAAACTGTGCAATATAAATGCAAGTGCTCCGGTGTAAGTGTACCCAAGGTGGAGCAAAGACACTGTATCATACACATACTAGAATGTCCCCGATTCAGTTAG
- the LOC128209653 gene encoding uncharacterized protein LOC128209653 isoform X3: MSNDSLPAKKNPSITSDIYETLKGEVQQYVNIPEQEDYMNPTKESKSSPGPPPPPRTLESTNSLRSLDMNNLPRSVDVKPPPPPTWEDSQGRPPPPPSREDSQVSISRSDGVLFSKGSMTDLHKAGEAVGQAGPKTRVFKRDPYAGVPREPGMLRPKHSAFDSEIDSGVGDLEHIHVDCSQPKTYDYADYGHQYEELPNRKSIAKSPQDSGIDSRSEMYQSSSGTTDRSVSETGDTSNICNSHLSEKRKRVNPLYDAMTQSMPSIYNKTKSDQITETLKKQVRWLKCALIVFVVISCAALAVSIFAVINNIQTKDDRHPVLSPEVERLSASQERLELLLSSFEDNNDTMKVLSDLVQKVNRIQGNLTAELAGLNGRHVNQTMEIQKNVEQAMADFNNLTDVISHLNSTLQLQLHSISKMEGPQGPQGAANFSQCKYYNHTRSSVPSDSIPTYTPWFPTVTSLESNIALFAACSVEGGLYHSIQTHALSPQTVQYKCKCSGVSVPKVEQRHCIIHILECPRFS, translated from the exons ATGTCCAATGATTCACTACCTGCAAAGAAGAACCCTTCCATTACATCAGACATATATGAGACCTTAAAGGGCGAAGTACAACAATATGTTAACATCCCAGAGCAGGAAGATTATATGAACCCAACTAAAGAGAGCAAGAGCAGCCCCGGGCCCCCACCCCCTCCGCGGACACTGGAGTCAACCAACTCCCTGAGGTCCTTAGACATGAACAACCTTCCCAGATCAGTGGATGTGAAACCCCCTCCACCACCTACATGGGAAGACAGCCAAGGGAGACCACCTCCCCCACCCTCACGAGAAGATAGTCAAGTGAGCATTTCAAGGAGTGACGGTGTCCTGTTTTCCAAGGGGTCCATGACTGACCTGCATAAAGCCGGGGAGGCAGTGGGTCAGGCAGGGCCAAAAACTAGGGTCTTCAAGAGGGATCCCTATGCTGGAGTACCGAGGGAGCCTGGAATGTTGAGACCAAAACATTCAGCCTTTGATTCAG AAATAGACTCAG GAGTGGGTGATCTAGAACACATCCATGTGGATTGTTCCCAGCCTAAGACGTACGACTATGCTGACTACGGACACCAGTATGAGGAGCTGCCAAACAGGAAGTCCATCGCTAAGTCGCCTCAAGACAGCGGGATTGACTCCCGCTCTGAGATGTACCAGTCTTCCAGCGGGACAACAGATAGGTCCGTGTCTGAGACTGGAGATACTAGCAATATTTGCAACAGTCACTTAAGTGAGAAAAG AAAGCGTGTAAACCCGCTGTATGACGCCATGACCCAGTCCATGCCCAGCATATACAACAAGACCAAGTCCGATCAAATTACAGAGACTCTCAAGAAACAGGTGCGCTGGCTAAAGTGCGCacttattgtgtttgttgtcatCAGCTGTGCGGCACTCGCTGTCAGCATTTTCGCTGTTATCAACAACATCCAAACTAAAG aTGACCGTCACCCAGTCCTGTCCCCTGAAGTTGAACGATTGTCTGCAAGCCAAGAAAGACTAGAACTATTG TTGTCATCATTCGAGGACAACAATGATACGATGAAGGTGTTGTCAGACCTTGTTCAGAAAGTGAACCGTATCCAAGGAAACCTGACAGCAGAGCTTGCTGGTCTGAATGGTCGCCATGTAAACCAGACCATGGAGATACAGAAGAACGTGGAGCAGGCAATGGCTGACTTCAACAACCTAACTGATGTGATCTCGCATCTCAATAGCACCCTACAGCTGCAGTTACATTCAATCTCAAAGATGGAGGGACCTCAG GGTCCTCAGGGCGCTGCGAATTTCTCACAGTGCAAGTACTACAACCACACCCGGAGTTCTGTCCCCTCGGATAGCATCCCTACATACACACCGTGGTTCCCCACCGTTACTAGTCTGGAG tcAAACATAGCCCTATTTGCTGCGTGTTCAGTGGAGGGAGGTTTATACCACAGTATTCAGACGCATGCACTGTCCCCACAAACTGTGCAATATAAATGCAAGTGCTCCGGTGTAAGTGTACCCAAGGTGGAGCAAAGACACTGTATCATACACATACTAGAATGTCCCCGATTCAGTTAG
- the LOC128209653 gene encoding uncharacterized protein LOC128209653 isoform X1 has protein sequence MSSECPNQSDCCLKPGEFKMSNDSLPAKKNPSITSDIYETLKGEVQQYVNIPEQEDYMNPTKESKSSPGPPPPPRTLESTNSLRSLDMNNLPRSVDVKPPPPPTWEDSQGRPPPPPSREDSQVSISRSDGVLFSKGSMTDLHKAGEAVGQAGPKTRVFKRDPYAGVPREPGMLRPKHSAFDSEIDSGVGDLEHIHVDCSQPKTYDYADYGHQYEELPNRKSIAKSPQDSGIDSRSEMYQSSSGTTDRSVSETGDTSNICNSHLSEKRKRVNPLYDAMTQSMPSIYNKTKSDQITETLKKQVRWLKCALIVFVVISCAALAVSIFAVINNIQTKDDRHPVLSPEVERLSASQERLELLLSSFEDNNDTMKVLSDLVQKVNRIQGNLTAELAGLNGRHVNQTMEIQKNVEQAMADFNNLTDVISHLNSTLQLQLHSISKMEGPQGPQGAANFSQCKYYNHTRSSVPSDSIPTYTPWFPTVTSLESNIALFAACSVEGGLYHSIQTHALSPQTVQYKCKCSGVSVPKVEQRHCIIHILECPRFS, from the exons ATGTCGTCTGAATGTCCAAATCAAAGTGACTGCT GTTTAAAGCCTGGAGAGTTCAAGATGTCCAATGATTCACTACCTGCAAAGAAGAACCCTTCCATTACATCAGACATATATGAGACCTTAAAGGGCGAAGTACAACAATATGTTAACATCCCAGAGCAGGAAGATTATATGAACCCAACTAAAGAGAGCAAGAGCAGCCCCGGGCCCCCACCCCCTCCGCGGACACTGGAGTCAACCAACTCCCTGAGGTCCTTAGACATGAACAACCTTCCCAGATCAGTGGATGTGAAACCCCCTCCACCACCTACATGGGAAGACAGCCAAGGGAGACCACCTCCCCCACCCTCACGAGAAGATAGTCAAGTGAGCATTTCAAGGAGTGACGGTGTCCTGTTTTCCAAGGGGTCCATGACTGACCTGCATAAAGCCGGGGAGGCAGTGGGTCAGGCAGGGCCAAAAACTAGGGTCTTCAAGAGGGATCCCTATGCTGGAGTACCGAGGGAGCCTGGAATGTTGAGACCAAAACATTCAGCCTTTGATTCAG AAATAGACTCAG GAGTGGGTGATCTAGAACACATCCATGTGGATTGTTCCCAGCCTAAGACGTACGACTATGCTGACTACGGACACCAGTATGAGGAGCTGCCAAACAGGAAGTCCATCGCTAAGTCGCCTCAAGACAGCGGGATTGACTCCCGCTCTGAGATGTACCAGTCTTCCAGCGGGACAACAGATAGGTCCGTGTCTGAGACTGGAGATACTAGCAATATTTGCAACAGTCACTTAAGTGAGAAAAG AAAGCGTGTAAACCCGCTGTATGACGCCATGACCCAGTCCATGCCCAGCATATACAACAAGACCAAGTCCGATCAAATTACAGAGACTCTCAAGAAACAGGTGCGCTGGCTAAAGTGCGCacttattgtgtttgttgtcatCAGCTGTGCGGCACTCGCTGTCAGCATTTTCGCTGTTATCAACAACATCCAAACTAAAG aTGACCGTCACCCAGTCCTGTCCCCTGAAGTTGAACGATTGTCTGCAAGCCAAGAAAGACTAGAACTATTG TTGTCATCATTCGAGGACAACAATGATACGATGAAGGTGTTGTCAGACCTTGTTCAGAAAGTGAACCGTATCCAAGGAAACCTGACAGCAGAGCTTGCTGGTCTGAATGGTCGCCATGTAAACCAGACCATGGAGATACAGAAGAACGTGGAGCAGGCAATGGCTGACTTCAACAACCTAACTGATGTGATCTCGCATCTCAATAGCACCCTACAGCTGCAGTTACATTCAATCTCAAAGATGGAGGGACCTCAG GGTCCTCAGGGCGCTGCGAATTTCTCACAGTGCAAGTACTACAACCACACCCGGAGTTCTGTCCCCTCGGATAGCATCCCTACATACACACCGTGGTTCCCCACCGTTACTAGTCTGGAG tcAAACATAGCCCTATTTGCTGCGTGTTCAGTGGAGGGAGGTTTATACCACAGTATTCAGACGCATGCACTGTCCCCACAAACTGTGCAATATAAATGCAAGTGCTCCGGTGTAAGTGTACCCAAGGTGGAGCAAAGACACTGTATCATACACATACTAGAATGTCCCCGATTCAGTTAG
- the LOC128209653 gene encoding uncharacterized protein LOC128209653 isoform X2: MSSECPNQSDCCLKPGEFKMSNDSLPAKKNPSITSDIYETLKGEVQQYVNIPEQEDYMNPTKESKSSPGPPPPPRTLESTNSLRSLDMNNLPRSVDVKPPPPPTWEDSQGRPPPPPSREDSQVSISRSDGVLFSKGSMTDLHKAGEAVGQAGPKTRVFKRDPYAGVPREPGMLRPKHSAFDSGVGDLEHIHVDCSQPKTYDYADYGHQYEELPNRKSIAKSPQDSGIDSRSEMYQSSSGTTDRSVSETGDTSNICNSHLSEKRKRVNPLYDAMTQSMPSIYNKTKSDQITETLKKQVRWLKCALIVFVVISCAALAVSIFAVINNIQTKDDRHPVLSPEVERLSASQERLELLLSSFEDNNDTMKVLSDLVQKVNRIQGNLTAELAGLNGRHVNQTMEIQKNVEQAMADFNNLTDVISHLNSTLQLQLHSISKMEGPQGPQGAANFSQCKYYNHTRSSVPSDSIPTYTPWFPTVTSLESNIALFAACSVEGGLYHSIQTHALSPQTVQYKCKCSGVSVPKVEQRHCIIHILECPRFS; encoded by the exons ATGTCGTCTGAATGTCCAAATCAAAGTGACTGCT GTTTAAAGCCTGGAGAGTTCAAGATGTCCAATGATTCACTACCTGCAAAGAAGAACCCTTCCATTACATCAGACATATATGAGACCTTAAAGGGCGAAGTACAACAATATGTTAACATCCCAGAGCAGGAAGATTATATGAACCCAACTAAAGAGAGCAAGAGCAGCCCCGGGCCCCCACCCCCTCCGCGGACACTGGAGTCAACCAACTCCCTGAGGTCCTTAGACATGAACAACCTTCCCAGATCAGTGGATGTGAAACCCCCTCCACCACCTACATGGGAAGACAGCCAAGGGAGACCACCTCCCCCACCCTCACGAGAAGATAGTCAAGTGAGCATTTCAAGGAGTGACGGTGTCCTGTTTTCCAAGGGGTCCATGACTGACCTGCATAAAGCCGGGGAGGCAGTGGGTCAGGCAGGGCCAAAAACTAGGGTCTTCAAGAGGGATCCCTATGCTGGAGTACCGAGGGAGCCTGGAATGTTGAGACCAAAACATTCAGCCTTTGATTCAG GAGTGGGTGATCTAGAACACATCCATGTGGATTGTTCCCAGCCTAAGACGTACGACTATGCTGACTACGGACACCAGTATGAGGAGCTGCCAAACAGGAAGTCCATCGCTAAGTCGCCTCAAGACAGCGGGATTGACTCCCGCTCTGAGATGTACCAGTCTTCCAGCGGGACAACAGATAGGTCCGTGTCTGAGACTGGAGATACTAGCAATATTTGCAACAGTCACTTAAGTGAGAAAAG AAAGCGTGTAAACCCGCTGTATGACGCCATGACCCAGTCCATGCCCAGCATATACAACAAGACCAAGTCCGATCAAATTACAGAGACTCTCAAGAAACAGGTGCGCTGGCTAAAGTGCGCacttattgtgtttgttgtcatCAGCTGTGCGGCACTCGCTGTCAGCATTTTCGCTGTTATCAACAACATCCAAACTAAAG aTGACCGTCACCCAGTCCTGTCCCCTGAAGTTGAACGATTGTCTGCAAGCCAAGAAAGACTAGAACTATTG TTGTCATCATTCGAGGACAACAATGATACGATGAAGGTGTTGTCAGACCTTGTTCAGAAAGTGAACCGTATCCAAGGAAACCTGACAGCAGAGCTTGCTGGTCTGAATGGTCGCCATGTAAACCAGACCATGGAGATACAGAAGAACGTGGAGCAGGCAATGGCTGACTTCAACAACCTAACTGATGTGATCTCGCATCTCAATAGCACCCTACAGCTGCAGTTACATTCAATCTCAAAGATGGAGGGACCTCAG GGTCCTCAGGGCGCTGCGAATTTCTCACAGTGCAAGTACTACAACCACACCCGGAGTTCTGTCCCCTCGGATAGCATCCCTACATACACACCGTGGTTCCCCACCGTTACTAGTCTGGAG tcAAACATAGCCCTATTTGCTGCGTGTTCAGTGGAGGGAGGTTTATACCACAGTATTCAGACGCATGCACTGTCCCCACAAACTGTGCAATATAAATGCAAGTGCTCCGGTGTAAGTGTACCCAAGGTGGAGCAAAGACACTGTATCATACACATACTAGAATGTCCCCGATTCAGTTAG
- the LOC128209653 gene encoding uncharacterized protein LOC128209653 isoform X5 — protein sequence MATGKTKRPFGLRLHSERKDSESYLLSPELSGSPTQFSLSSSFSLGGDSNPGHRNTYVSIQSTPSPDSTLRSIAPLLPQSRPCRGQRLRGECSRVQRVGDLEHIHVDCSQPKTYDYADYGHQYEELPNRKSIAKSPQDSGIDSRSEMYQSSSGTTDRSVSETGDTSNICNSHLSEKRKRVNPLYDAMTQSMPSIYNKTKSDQITETLKKQVRWLKCALIVFVVISCAALAVSIFAVINNIQTKDDRHPVLSPEVERLSASQERLELLLSSFEDNNDTMKVLSDLVQKVNRIQGNLTAELAGLNGRHVNQTMEIQKNVEQAMADFNNLTDVISHLNSTLQLQLHSISKMEGPQGPQGAANFSQCKYYNHTRSSVPSDSIPTYTPWFPTVTSLESNIALFAACSVEGGLYHSIQTHALSPQTVQYKCKCSGVSVPKVEQRHCIIHILECPRFS from the exons ATGGCGACTGGAAAAACAAAACGTCCTTTTGGACTTCGTCTACATTCGGAGAGAAAGGACTCTGAGAGTTATCTGCTCTCACCAGAGTTGTCGGGGAGCCCGACCCAATTTTCCCTGTCATCCTCCTTCTCACTAGGTGGGGACTCAAACCCGGGGCACAGAAACACCTATGTTAGCATCCAAAGCACTCCCTCCCCCGACTCAACGCTCAGGAGCATTGCCCCTCTGCTCCCGCAAAGTAGGCCCTGTAGGGGGCAGCGGTTGCGAGGGGAATGTAGTCGTGTGCAAA GAGTGGGTGATCTAGAACACATCCATGTGGATTGTTCCCAGCCTAAGACGTACGACTATGCTGACTACGGACACCAGTATGAGGAGCTGCCAAACAGGAAGTCCATCGCTAAGTCGCCTCAAGACAGCGGGATTGACTCCCGCTCTGAGATGTACCAGTCTTCCAGCGGGACAACAGATAGGTCCGTGTCTGAGACTGGAGATACTAGCAATATTTGCAACAGTCACTTAAGTGAGAAAAG AAAGCGTGTAAACCCGCTGTATGACGCCATGACCCAGTCCATGCCCAGCATATACAACAAGACCAAGTCCGATCAAATTACAGAGACTCTCAAGAAACAGGTGCGCTGGCTAAAGTGCGCacttattgtgtttgttgtcatCAGCTGTGCGGCACTCGCTGTCAGCATTTTCGCTGTTATCAACAACATCCAAACTAAAG aTGACCGTCACCCAGTCCTGTCCCCTGAAGTTGAACGATTGTCTGCAAGCCAAGAAAGACTAGAACTATTG TTGTCATCATTCGAGGACAACAATGATACGATGAAGGTGTTGTCAGACCTTGTTCAGAAAGTGAACCGTATCCAAGGAAACCTGACAGCAGAGCTTGCTGGTCTGAATGGTCGCCATGTAAACCAGACCATGGAGATACAGAAGAACGTGGAGCAGGCAATGGCTGACTTCAACAACCTAACTGATGTGATCTCGCATCTCAATAGCACCCTACAGCTGCAGTTACATTCAATCTCAAAGATGGAGGGACCTCAG GGTCCTCAGGGCGCTGCGAATTTCTCACAGTGCAAGTACTACAACCACACCCGGAGTTCTGTCCCCTCGGATAGCATCCCTACATACACACCGTGGTTCCCCACCGTTACTAGTCTGGAG tcAAACATAGCCCTATTTGCTGCGTGTTCAGTGGAGGGAGGTTTATACCACAGTATTCAGACGCATGCACTGTCCCCACAAACTGTGCAATATAAATGCAAGTGCTCCGGTGTAAGTGTACCCAAGGTGGAGCAAAGACACTGTATCATACACATACTAGAATGTCCCCGATTCAGTTAG